Proteins from a genomic interval of Lolium perenne isolate Kyuss_39 chromosome 1, Kyuss_2.0, whole genome shotgun sequence:
- the LOC127301825 gene encoding uncharacterized protein has product MKMASAAAAPLVVLLLALAATAGAVTFNAINAVPDSAGGQRFDRDYGGVDYAEQVLSEASSFIWTTFNQPNPEDRVGYDSVTLTVVDILQPGAVAVTIGNAIQLRAQSVAETDGDAAAVKEGVNGVLYHEATHVWQWGLQDYAAHSGIFEGIADYVRLKAGLPAGNWGQPGQGSRWDEGYSVTAYFLDYCESLKSGFVAEMNGKLKDGYNDDYFVQILGKTADQLWSDYKAKYSQG; this is encoded by the exons ATGAAGATGGCAAGCGCAGCAGCCGCTcccctcgtcgtcctcctcctggccctggcCGCCACCGCCGGCGCCGTGACTTTCAACGCGATAAATGCGGTTCCGGACTCCGCCGGCGGGCAGAGATTCGACCGGGACTACGGCGGCGTGGACTACGCGGAGCAGGTGCTCTCCGAGGCCTCCTCCTTCATCTGGACCACCTTCAACCAGCCCAACCCGGAGGACCGCGTGGGCTACGACTCCGTTACCCTCACCGTCGTCGACATCCTCCAACCTGGGGCGGTGGCTGTGACCATCGGGAACGCCATCCAGCTCCGAGCTCAGTCTGTCGCCGAAACCGACGGCGATGCCGCCGCCGTCAAGGAGGGG GTGAACGGCGTGCTGTACCACGAGGCGACGCACGTCTGGCAGTGGGGGCTGCAGGACTACGCGGCGCACTCGGGGATCTTCGAGGGGATCGCCGACTACGTGCGGCTCAAGGCCGGGCTCCCGGCGGGGAACTGGGGGCAGCCGGGGCAGGGCAGCCGGTGGGATGAGGGGTATTCCGTCACGGCGTATTTCCTGGATTACTGCGAATCGCTCAAGTCTGGGTTTGTGGCGGAGATGAACGGCAAGCTCAAGGACGGGTACAACGACGACTACTTCGTGCAGATCCTGGGGAAGACCGCGGACCAGCTGTGGAGCGACTACAAGGCCAAGTACTCACAGGGCTGA